Proteins co-encoded in one Streptomyces sp. JH34 genomic window:
- a CDS encoding cation acetate symporter — protein MRGDHQTLALVLFSVFIAVTLGITTWVGRNRQGSAEEFYAGGRLFSPMENGFAIAGDYMSAASFLGISGLIALFGYDGMLYSVGFLVAWLVVLLLVAELVRNCGRFTLADVVAARMAERPVRTAVGTSSVTVSVLYLVAQMVGAGSLVALLLGGTSDTVRSWTVVGVGALMVVYVSLGGMRATTWIQIVKAVLLMAGAVALTVLVLVRFHGDFNALLTSAAERSGHGRDFLSPGLRYGGSWTARFDFVSLGLALVLGTAGLPHILSRFYTVPTARAARRSVVWSIGLIGSFYLMTVVLGFGAAALVGSAEVRASNASGNTAVPLLALVLGGGEGSTGGTVLFAVVAAIAFATILAVVAGITLASSASVAHDLYASLRRPGAKPRSEVGVARVAAAGVGVVAIGLGLLAQNLNVAFLVGLAFAVAASANLPALLYSLFWRNFTTRGAVWAVYGGLVPAVLLVLVSPVVSGSPTSLFPGVDLAFFPLENPGLVSIPAGFLAGWIGTVISPEPPDPAKHAETEVRSLTGAGAA, from the coding sequence GTGAGGGGGGACCACCAGACGCTGGCGCTCGTGCTGTTCAGCGTCTTCATCGCCGTCACGCTCGGCATCACCACCTGGGTCGGCCGGAACAGGCAGGGTTCCGCCGAGGAGTTCTACGCGGGCGGGCGGCTGTTCTCCCCCATGGAGAACGGATTCGCCATCGCGGGTGACTACATGTCCGCGGCGTCCTTCCTCGGCATCTCGGGGCTCATCGCTCTCTTCGGCTACGACGGGATGCTCTACTCCGTCGGCTTCCTCGTGGCCTGGCTCGTCGTGCTGCTTCTCGTCGCCGAACTCGTACGCAACTGCGGGCGGTTCACGCTCGCGGACGTGGTTGCCGCGCGCATGGCGGAGCGGCCCGTGCGCACAGCGGTGGGCACCTCCTCCGTCACCGTCTCGGTCCTCTACCTGGTGGCCCAGATGGTGGGCGCGGGGAGCCTCGTCGCGCTGCTGCTCGGCGGCACGAGCGACACCGTCCGGTCATGGACCGTGGTCGGGGTCGGAGCGCTCATGGTGGTCTATGTGTCGCTCGGCGGCATGCGGGCGACGACCTGGATCCAGATCGTCAAGGCTGTCCTGCTGATGGCCGGAGCCGTCGCGCTCACCGTGCTCGTGCTGGTCAGGTTCCACGGGGACTTCAACGCCCTGCTGACGTCCGCCGCCGAACGCAGCGGACACGGGCGTGACTTCCTGTCGCCGGGGCTTCGGTACGGCGGGAGCTGGACCGCCAGGTTCGACTTCGTCAGCCTCGGTCTGGCGCTCGTCCTCGGCACGGCCGGCCTGCCGCACATCCTGTCGCGCTTCTACACGGTGCCCACCGCGCGAGCGGCGAGACGCAGCGTCGTCTGGTCCATCGGACTGATCGGCAGCTTCTACCTGATGACGGTGGTGCTCGGGTTCGGTGCGGCCGCGCTCGTCGGTTCAGCCGAGGTGAGGGCGTCCAACGCGTCCGGGAACACGGCTGTTCCGCTCCTGGCGCTCGTCCTGGGAGGAGGAGAGGGTTCCACCGGCGGTACGGTGCTCTTCGCCGTCGTGGCAGCCATCGCCTTCGCCACGATCCTCGCGGTGGTCGCCGGGATCACCCTCGCCTCCTCCGCCTCCGTCGCGCACGACCTCTACGCTTCGCTCAGGCGCCCGGGCGCCAAGCCGCGCAGCGAGGTGGGGGTGGCCCGTGTCGCCGCGGCGGGCGTCGGAGTGGTGGCCATCGGGCTCGGCCTCCTCGCGCAGAACCTCAACGTCGCGTTCCTGGTGGGGCTGGCCTTCGCGGTCGCCGCCTCGGCCAATCTCCCGGCGCTGCTCTACTCGCTGTTCTGGCGGAACTTCACCACCAGGGGAGCGGTCTGGGCCGTCTACGGCGGACTCGTTCCGGCTGTCCTGCTCGTCCTGGTCTCGCCCGTCGTCTCGGGCAGCCCCACGTCGCTCTTCCCCGGCGTGGACCTCGCGTTCTTCCCTCTGGAGAACCCGGGGCTGGTATCGATCCCGGCGGGCTTCCTGGCCGGCTGGATCGGCACGGTCATCTCACCTGAGCCGCCCGATCCCGCCAAGCACGCGGAGACGGAGGTCAGGTCCCTCACCGGGGCGGGTGCGGCCTGA
- a CDS encoding DUF485 domain-containing protein, translated as MEKEAGPDTAVLRLDDPWDEGPAAGWGEPDLAGAMAADGRARPAQQRAHTAAEVYLEVQNSPAFREVRRRYRRFVVPAATAFLLWYLAYVIAATTAHDLMARPVAGALNVAMVAGLGQFLTTFLLTWAYARHARLHRDRVALELRWETQEMTRGAGR; from the coding sequence GTGGAGAAGGAAGCAGGGCCGGACACCGCTGTGCTACGGCTCGACGATCCGTGGGACGAGGGGCCGGCCGCCGGGTGGGGCGAGCCGGACCTCGCCGGTGCCATGGCGGCCGACGGGCGGGCCCGGCCGGCGCAGCAGCGCGCCCACACGGCGGCGGAGGTCTATCTGGAGGTGCAGAACAGTCCGGCGTTCCGCGAAGTGCGCCGCCGCTACCGGCGGTTCGTGGTTCCCGCGGCGACGGCCTTCCTGCTCTGGTACCTCGCCTACGTGATCGCGGCAACCACCGCGCACGACCTGATGGCTCGGCCCGTGGCCGGCGCGCTCAACGTGGCGATGGTGGCCGGTCTCGGGCAGTTCCTGACCACGTTCCTGCTGACCTGGGCGTACGCCCGGCACGCGCGTCTGCACCGTGACCGTGTCGCTCTCGAACTCCGCTGGGAGACGCAGGAGATGACGAGAGGTGCCGGCCGGTGA
- a CDS encoding DNA topoisomerase IV subunit B: MTADSVPSTALLTGAGGADRDSSNYTARHLLVLEGLEAVRKRPGMYIGSTDSRGLMHCLWEIIDNSVDEALGGYCDNIEVILHDDASVEVRDNGRGIPVDVEPKTGLSGIEVVMTKLHAGGKFGGGSYAASGGLHGVGASVVNALSARLDVEVDRNSATHAISFRRGVPGMFTEQGPDGPFDPANGLRKGKRVPKTRTGTRVRYWADRQIFLKDAKLNLETLYQRARQTAFLVPGLTIVVRDERGIDGEGKTEETFRFDGGISEFCEYLAQDKAVCDVQRLSGTGTFKETVPVLDDRGHMTATEVTRELGVDIALRWGTGYDTNLKSFVNIIATPKGGTHVTGFERSLTKTVNEVLRSAKLLRVAEDDIVKDDALEGLTAVVTVRLAEPQFEGQTKEVLGTSAANRIVANVVAKELKAFLTSTKRDAKAQARAVLDKAVAAARTRIAARQHKDAQRRKTALESSSLPAKLADCRSDDVERSELFIVEGDSALGTAKLARNSEFQALLPIRGKILNVQKSSVSDMLKNAECGAIIQVIGAGSGRTFDIDAARYGKVIMMTDADVDGSHIRTLLLTLFQRYMRPMVEAGRVFAAVPPLHRIELVQPKKGQDKYVYTYSDNELRQTLLELQRKNVRFKDSIQRYKGLGEMDADQLAETTMDPRHRTLRRINIGDLESSEQIFDLLMGNEVAPRKEFITSSAATLDRSRIDV; the protein is encoded by the coding sequence GTGACCGCCGATTCCGTGCCGTCCACTGCGCTGCTGACCGGAGCAGGCGGCGCAGACAGGGACAGCTCCAACTACACCGCGCGGCACCTTCTCGTCCTCGAAGGGCTCGAAGCCGTCCGCAAGCGCCCCGGGATGTACATCGGGTCGACGGACAGCCGTGGACTCATGCACTGCCTCTGGGAGATCATCGACAACTCCGTCGACGAGGCTCTCGGGGGTTACTGCGACAACATCGAGGTCATCCTCCACGACGACGCCTCCGTCGAGGTCCGCGACAACGGCCGCGGCATCCCCGTGGACGTCGAGCCCAAGACCGGGCTCTCCGGCATCGAGGTCGTCATGACCAAGCTGCACGCCGGCGGAAAGTTCGGCGGAGGCTCCTACGCGGCGTCGGGCGGCCTGCACGGCGTCGGCGCCTCCGTCGTGAACGCCCTCTCCGCCCGGCTGGACGTCGAGGTCGACCGCAACAGCGCGACCCACGCCATCAGCTTCCGGCGCGGTGTCCCGGGCATGTTCACCGAGCAGGGACCGGACGGCCCCTTCGACCCCGCCAACGGCCTCCGCAAGGGCAAGCGCGTCCCGAAGACCCGGACGGGTACCCGGGTGAGGTACTGGGCGGACCGCCAGATCTTCCTCAAGGACGCGAAGCTCAACCTGGAGACGCTGTACCAGCGGGCTCGCCAGACCGCGTTCCTCGTGCCCGGCCTCACCATCGTCGTACGCGACGAGCGGGGCATCGACGGCGAGGGAAAGACGGAGGAGACCTTCCGCTTCGACGGCGGGATCAGCGAGTTCTGCGAGTACCTGGCCCAGGACAAGGCGGTCTGTGACGTTCAGCGCCTGAGTGGCACGGGAACGTTCAAGGAGACCGTGCCGGTCCTGGACGACCGCGGTCACATGACGGCGACCGAGGTCACCCGTGAGCTGGGTGTCGACATCGCCCTGCGCTGGGGCACCGGCTACGACACCAACCTCAAGTCCTTCGTCAACATCATCGCCACCCCGAAGGGCGGCACCCACGTCACCGGATTCGAGCGGTCCCTCACGAAGACGGTCAACGAGGTCCTGCGCTCCGCCAAGCTGCTGCGCGTCGCCGAGGACGACATCGTCAAGGACGATGCGCTGGAGGGCCTGACTGCGGTCGTGACCGTGCGTCTCGCGGAGCCGCAGTTCGAGGGGCAGACCAAGGAGGTGCTCGGCACGTCCGCGGCCAACCGGATCGTGGCCAACGTGGTCGCCAAGGAGCTCAAGGCGTTCCTGACGTCCACGAAGCGCGATGCCAAGGCTCAGGCGAGGGCGGTGCTGGACAAGGCGGTGGCCGCGGCCCGCACCCGCATCGCCGCCCGCCAGCACAAGGACGCGCAACGCCGCAAGACCGCACTCGAATCCTCCTCGCTGCCCGCGAAGCTCGCGGACTGCCGGAGCGACGACGTGGAGCGCAGCGAGCTCTTCATCGTGGAGGGGGACTCGGCCCTCGGCACCGCGAAGCTGGCCCGTAACAGTGAGTTCCAGGCGCTGCTCCCGATCCGGGGCAAGATCCTCAACGTCCAGAAGTCGTCCGTCTCGGACATGCTCAAGAACGCCGAGTGCGGGGCCATCATCCAGGTCATAGGAGCAGGCTCCGGGCGCACCTTCGACATCGACGCGGCGCGCTACGGCAAGGTCATCATGATGACGGATGCCGATGTCGACGGTTCTCACATCCGTACGCTGCTGCTCACGCTCTTCCAGCGCTACATGCGGCCGATGGTCGAGGCGGGGAGGGTCTTCGCGGCCGTGCCCCCGCTGCACCGGATCGAGCTCGTCCAGCCCAAGAAGGGCCAGGACAAGTACGTCTACACCTACTCCGACAACGAACTCCGGCAGACCCTCCTGGAGCTGCAGCGGAAGAACGTCCGGTTCAAGGACTCGATCCAGCGGTACAAGGGCCTGGGCGAGATGGACGCGGACCAGCTGGCGGAGACCACGATGGACCCGCGCCACCGGACGCTCCGCCGCATCAACATCGGCGACCTGGAGTCCTCGGAGCAGATCTTCGATCTGCTCATGGGCAACGAGGTCGCCCCTCGGAAGGAGTTCATCACCAGCTCCGCGGCCACCCTGGACCGTTCGCGCATCGACGTCTGA
- a CDS encoding serine protease: protein MPRIPVRTLPAVCTLAVAAAVIPLGPPAPAAADSIIVGGKPVAVADSPWAVALSSRDRFGGMRAGQFCGGVVIAPTKVLTAAHCLREDVLGAAVSEVGDLRIIAGRDELDGPGGQEVPVRSTWVNPGYDPGSNSGDLAVLTLAGALPEGSAIPMARAGSAAYEPGTSAKVYGWGDTTGYGAYAPRLRAATVRVLPDGDCVRAYPGGTQGAYDASSMLCAGDTAGGRDACQGDSGGPLVARGRLVGLVSWGSGCGSPDSPGVYTRVSAAIRWMADRS, encoded by the coding sequence ATGCCCCGCATTCCGGTTCGCACCCTCCCGGCCGTCTGCACCCTGGCGGTCGCCGCGGCGGTGATACCGCTCGGCCCCCCGGCCCCCGCGGCGGCGGACAGCATCATCGTCGGTGGGAAGCCGGTGGCCGTCGCGGACAGTCCGTGGGCCGTGGCGCTGTCGAGCCGTGACCGGTTCGGAGGAATGCGCGCCGGCCAGTTCTGCGGGGGAGTCGTGATCGCACCCACCAAGGTGCTGACGGCCGCGCACTGCCTGCGGGAGGACGTCCTGGGAGCCGCCGTGTCCGAGGTCGGAGATCTCCGCATCATCGCCGGACGCGACGAGCTGGACGGACCCGGCGGTCAGGAGGTCCCCGTGCGTTCGACGTGGGTCAACCCTGGTTACGACCCCGGCTCGAATTCCGGCGACCTCGCGGTCCTCACTCTGGCCGGTGCTCTGCCCGAGGGCAGCGCCATCCCGATGGCACGAGCCGGGAGCGCCGCCTACGAGCCGGGCACCTCGGCGAAGGTGTACGGCTGGGGGGACACGACCGGATACGGGGCCTACGCGCCCCGGCTGCGGGCCGCCACGGTCCGGGTGCTGCCGGACGGCGACTGCGTCCGGGCGTACCCCGGAGGCACGCAGGGTGCGTACGACGCCTCATCGATGCTCTGCGCCGGTGACACCGCGGGAGGGCGGGATGCGTGCCAGGGGGACAGCGGAGGCCCGCTGGTGGCCCGTGGGCGCCTTGTCGGGCTTGTTTCCTGGGGCAGCGGCTGCGGCAGCCCGGACAGCCCCGGGGTGTATACGCGCGTCTCCGCGGCCATCCGGTGGATGGCTGACCGAAGCTGA
- a CDS encoding RNA polymerase sigma factor — MSASTSRTLPPEIAESESVMALIERGKADGQIAGDDVRRAFEADQIPPTQWKNVLRSLNQILEEEGVTLMVSAAESPKRARKSVAAKSPVKRTATKTVAAKTTVTRTVAASAASTAPSADVAADDAAAPAKKTAAKKTVAKKTAAKKTAVKKTAAKKAGKQDDELLDGDEPVEEVKTGKGEEEEGEGENKGFVLSDDDEDDAPAQQVAVAGATADPVKDYLKQIGKVPLLNAEQEVELAKRIEAGLFAEDKLANSDKLAPKLKRELEIIAEDGRRAKNHLLEANLRLVVSLAKRYTGRGMLFLDLIQEGNLGLIRAVEKFDYTKGYKFSTYATWWIRQAITRAMADQARTIRIPVHMVEVINKLARVQRQMLQDLGREPTPEELAKELDMTPEKVIEVQKYGREPISLHTPLGEDGDSEFGDLIEDSEAVVPADAVSFTLLQEQLHSVLDTLSEREAGVVSMRFGLTDGQPKTLDEIGKVYGVTRERIRQIESKTMSKLRHPSRSQVLRDYLD, encoded by the coding sequence GTGTCGGCCAGCACATCCCGTACGCTCCCGCCGGAGATCGCCGAGTCCGAGTCTGTGATGGCGCTCATCGAGCGGGGAAAGGCTGATGGGCAGATCGCCGGCGATGACGTGCGTCGGGCCTTCGAGGCTGACCAGATTCCGCCAACCCAGTGGAAGAATGTTCTGCGCAGCCTCAACCAGATCCTCGAGGAAGAGGGTGTGACGCTGATGGTCAGTGCCGCGGAGTCGCCTAAGCGCGCCCGCAAGAGCGTCGCAGCGAAGAGCCCGGTCAAGCGCACCGCCACCAAGACCGTCGCCGCCAAGACCACCGTGACGCGGACCGTCGCGGCGTCTGCCGCCTCGACGGCCCCGAGCGCGGACGTGGCGGCCGACGACGCTGCCGCTCCTGCGAAGAAGACCGCAGCCAAGAAGACGGTTGCCAAGAAGACCGCCGCGAAGAAGACCGCGGTCAAGAAGACCGCGGCGAAGAAGGCCGGCAAGCAGGACGACGAACTGCTCGACGGCGACGAGCCGGTCGAGGAAGTAAAGACCGGCAAGGGTGAGGAAGAGGAGGGCGAGGGCGAGAACAAGGGCTTCGTCCTCTCCGACGACGACGAGGACGACGCACCCGCGCAGCAGGTCGCCGTCGCCGGCGCCACGGCCGACCCGGTCAAGGACTACCTGAAGCAGATCGGCAAGGTCCCCCTCCTCAACGCCGAGCAGGAGGTGGAGCTCGCCAAGCGCATCGAGGCCGGACTCTTCGCCGAGGACAAGCTGGCGAACTCCGACAAGCTCGCACCGAAGCTCAAGCGCGAGCTGGAGATCATCGCCGAGGACGGCCGCCGCGCCAAGAACCACCTGCTGGAGGCCAACCTCCGTCTCGTGGTGTCGCTGGCCAAGCGTTACACCGGTCGCGGCATGCTCTTCCTGGACCTCATCCAGGAAGGGAACCTCGGCCTGATCCGTGCGGTCGAGAAGTTCGACTACACCAAGGGCTACAAGTTCTCCACGTACGCCACGTGGTGGATCCGCCAGGCGATCACCCGCGCCATGGCCGACCAGGCCCGCACCATCCGTATTCCGGTGCACATGGTCGAGGTCATCAACAAGCTCGCCCGGGTGCAGCGCCAGATGCTCCAGGACCTGGGCCGCGAGCCCACTCCGGAGGAGCTGGCGAAGGAGCTCGACATGACCCCTGAGAAGGTCATCGAGGTCCAGAAGTACGGCCGCGAGCCGATCTCCCTGCACACCCCGCTGGGTGAGGACGGTGACAGCGAGTTCGGAGACCTGATCGAGGACTCCGAGGCCGTCGTGCCCGCCGACGCGGTGAGTTTCACGCTCCTCCAGGAGCAGCTGCACTCCGTGCTCGACACGCTTTCCGAGCGTGAGGCCGGCGTGGTGTCGATGCGCTTCGGTCTCACCGACGGTCAGCCGAAGACCCTGGACGAGATCGGCAAGGTCTACGGGGTGACGCGTGAGCGCATCCGTCAGATCGAATCCAAGACGATGTCGAAGCTGCGCCACCCGTCGCGTTCGCAGGTGCTGCGCGACTACCTCGACTAG
- a CDS encoding FadR/GntR family transcriptional regulator, producing MMTAARSADSGLAGPGELDRFPYTESPAGERAAVRPPWGGPESELGRASRRGTASRGRGLHGQLVQQLGQMIVSGDLGADRPLVPEEIGQRFEVSRTVVRESLRVLEAKGLVSARPNVGTRVRPVSDWNLLDPDIIEWRAFGPQRDDQRRELDDLRWTIEPLAARLAAGHGREDIQQRLGDMIEIMGHAMGQGDAITFSRADAEFHALLIQAAGNRMLEHLSGIVSAALHVSGGPVTGCDRPAEASLGHHARIVETLASGDSAGAEAAMRQLLVGPTDAGVVPAPREH from the coding sequence ATGATGACCGCCGCCCGCTCCGCCGACTCCGGCCTCGCCGGCCCGGGCGAACTCGACCGCTTTCCCTATACGGAGTCGCCGGCCGGCGAGCGTGCCGCCGTCCGTCCTCCCTGGGGTGGCCCCGAATCCGAACTGGGGCGGGCGAGCCGGCGTGGCACGGCCAGTCGAGGCCGTGGACTTCACGGCCAACTGGTCCAGCAGTTGGGTCAGATGATTGTTTCCGGTGATCTCGGTGCCGACCGTCCGCTCGTCCCGGAGGAGATCGGCCAGCGATTCGAGGTCTCCCGCACCGTCGTGAGGGAGTCCCTGCGCGTTCTCGAGGCCAAGGGCCTGGTCAGCGCCCGGCCCAACGTGGGCACGAGGGTCCGGCCCGTGAGTGACTGGAATCTGCTGGACCCCGACATCATCGAATGGCGCGCCTTCGGCCCGCAGCGTGATGACCAGCGCCGCGAGCTGGACGACCTCCGCTGGACCATTGAGCCGCTCGCTGCCCGGCTGGCCGCAGGCCATGGACGTGAGGACATTCAGCAGCGCCTCGGCGACATGATCGAGATCATGGGGCACGCCATGGGGCAGGGGGACGCCATCACGTTCTCCCGGGCCGATGCGGAGTTCCACGCCCTGCTGATCCAGGCGGCGGGAAACCGCATGCTCGAGCACCTTTCCGGGATCGTGTCGGCGGCCCTGCATGTCTCCGGTGGGCCCGTGACCGGCTGTGACCGCCCCGCCGAGGCGTCCCTCGGCCACCACGCGCGGATCGTCGAGACTCTCGCGTCAGGTGATTCCGCCGGTGCCGAGGCCGCCATGCGGCAGCTGCTGGTCGGCCCCACCGACGCAGGGGTGGTTCCCGCGCCCCGCGAGCACTGA
- a CDS encoding ATP-binding cassette domain-containing protein: MLQAIGLTSAPRRDGPPVVDDLTFEARPGSVTALLGAPGSGKTTALRLMLELEAGRGVTYFRGRPLHRIGHPAREVGVLFGDVPGHPARTARGQLRMLCAAAGVPASRADELLEVVGLAGLGDQRIGTLSAGMDRRLGLASALLGDPHTLILDEPADGLSPREKSWLHGLLRAHAAEGGTVLHTTGDPKEAARAADRVVTIDEGRLVADQDVADFSRTRLRPRVAVRTPHAARLASVMGREARAARRSVEVVAEGGNRLSVYGSSCAEVGDTAYRHGVPVHQLADETGDAGPVARAGGGAEGPGGGPVRAALPGPASTVALSHLPPPIPVRPARGPLRPLRYELRRLFGVRTTALIMAAVLIVSAGLSVLLARSGKVPLPDLLVAWPDLLPLPPAAFAAGLLGALSFGDEFRYPALAAGRGTVPRRIGLLIAKLVVSAGVALLVALLAVLADAQALRLAYGGDLVTVPENAVQLAFSWAGLAVGCAWAGLLGAGVFRLAVAGVAAVLAVPVLVVPLMRKLLEGPSARSVGGLPGRLRELGWLQWPYEADRWALIAVRVVAQPVGLALSLSLSALICAYVFTSLRGRARW; the protein is encoded by the coding sequence ATGCTCCAGGCCATCGGACTCACCAGCGCCCCTCGCCGCGACGGCCCTCCCGTCGTGGACGACCTGACCTTCGAAGCGCGGCCCGGCAGTGTCACGGCGCTGCTCGGCGCTCCTGGCTCCGGCAAGACCACGGCCCTCCGCCTGATGCTTGAACTCGAAGCGGGGAGGGGGGTCACCTACTTCAGGGGCCGCCCGCTGCACCGCATCGGTCACCCTGCCCGCGAGGTCGGGGTGCTCTTCGGGGACGTGCCTGGTCATCCCGCACGCACCGCGCGCGGCCAACTCCGCATGCTCTGCGCGGCAGCAGGGGTCCCCGCTTCACGAGCCGACGAACTGCTCGAGGTCGTCGGCCTCGCGGGGCTGGGGGACCAGCGCATCGGTACCCTCTCGGCGGGCATGGACCGGCGGCTGGGTCTAGCCTCGGCGCTGCTCGGCGACCCGCACACGCTCATCCTCGACGAGCCGGCCGACGGGCTCTCGCCACGGGAGAAGAGCTGGCTCCACGGCCTGCTCCGCGCGCACGCGGCCGAGGGCGGAACGGTCCTGCACACGACCGGGGATCCCAAGGAGGCGGCCCGCGCGGCCGACCGTGTGGTCACCATCGACGAGGGGCGCCTCGTCGCGGACCAGGACGTCGCCGACTTCTCCCGTACCCGCCTGCGGCCCCGGGTCGCCGTGCGCACCCCCCATGCGGCCCGGCTGGCCTCCGTGATGGGCCGTGAGGCCCGGGCCGCCCGGCGCTCGGTCGAGGTGGTGGCGGAGGGGGGCAATCGGCTGTCGGTGTACGGCAGCAGCTGCGCGGAGGTCGGGGACACGGCCTACCGGCACGGTGTCCCGGTGCACCAACTCGCGGACGAGACCGGGGACGCCGGCCCCGTGGCTCGTGCGGGAGGCGGTGCGGAGGGTCCGGGTGGTGGACCGGTGCGGGCCGCGCTCCCCGGTCCCGCGTCGACCGTGGCGCTCTCGCACCTGCCCCCGCCCATCCCCGTGCGTCCCGCACGGGGTCCGCTCCGACCTCTGCGGTACGAACTGCGGCGCCTCTTCGGTGTCAGGACGACCGCGCTGATCATGGCGGCCGTTCTGATCGTCTCCGCCGGTCTGTCCGTGCTCCTGGCCCGCTCCGGGAAGGTGCCCCTGCCCGATTTGCTGGTCGCCTGGCCCGACCTGTTGCCGCTTCCGCCCGCAGCGTTCGCCGCCGGACTGCTGGGCGCTCTCTCCTTCGGTGACGAGTTCCGCTATCCGGCGCTTGCCGCAGGGCGGGGGACGGTGCCGCGTCGTATCGGCCTGTTGATCGCCAAGCTGGTGGTCTCGGCGGGTGTCGCACTGCTGGTCGCCCTGCTCGCCGTGCTGGCGGACGCTCAGGCCCTGCGCCTCGCCTACGGCGGGGACTTGGTGACGGTGCCGGAGAACGCCGTGCAGCTGGCCTTCAGTTGGGCTGGACTGGCGGTCGGGTGCGCGTGGGCCGGGCTGCTGGGGGCCGGTGTGTTCCGGCTGGCGGTCGCCGGTGTAGCGGCCGTGCTCGCGGTTCCGGTACTCGTCGTACCGCTGATGCGGAAGCTCCTGGAGGGGCCGTCCGCCCGTTCGGTCGGCGGGCTGCCGGGCCGGTTGCGTGAACTCGGCTGGCTGCAGTGGCCGTACGAGGCGGACCGATGGGCCTTGATCGCTGTACGGGTTGTCGCCCAACCCGTGGGGTTGGCGCTTTCCTTGTCGTTGTCCGCCTTGATCTGCGCGTATGTGTTCACGAGCCTTCGCGGGAGGGCCCGTTGGTGA
- a CDS encoding NUDIX domain-containing protein: MPPYDPSTFPPFAVTVDLVVLTVRRHALCALVVRRGESPFQGRWALPGGFVRTDEDLGAAAARELVEETGLCAHDPAAPAVGNGAHLEQLATYGDPGRDPRMRVVSVAHLALAPDLPAPRAGGDANSARWASVADLLGPGGGFGREDEPAAQLAFDHARILEDGVERARSKIEYSSLATAFCPPEFTVGELRRVYEAVWGVVLDPRNFHRKVTGTPGFLVPSGGTTTRQGGRPAQLFRAGAATVLNPPMLRPEV; this comes from the coding sequence ATGCCGCCCTACGACCCGTCGACCTTCCCGCCCTTCGCCGTCACCGTCGACCTGGTCGTCCTCACGGTGCGACGTCACGCGCTCTGTGCGCTGGTGGTACGCCGTGGCGAATCGCCGTTCCAGGGACGGTGGGCGCTACCGGGCGGATTCGTCCGGACCGATGAGGATCTGGGTGCGGCCGCGGCGCGTGAACTCGTCGAGGAGACCGGGCTCTGCGCACATGACCCGGCCGCCCCGGCCGTCGGGAACGGCGCCCACCTGGAACAGCTGGCCACGTACGGCGACCCGGGGCGTGACCCCCGCATGAGAGTCGTCAGCGTCGCGCATCTCGCTCTGGCACCCGATCTGCCCGCCCCGCGGGCCGGCGGTGATGCGAACAGCGCCCGCTGGGCCTCGGTCGCGGACCTGCTCGGGCCGGGGGGCGGTTTCGGCCGCGAGGACGAGCCGGCCGCGCAACTGGCCTTCGATCACGCGAGGATCCTCGAGGACGGGGTGGAACGCGCCCGCTCGAAGATCGAATACTCCTCGCTGGCCACGGCGTTCTGCCCGCCGGAGTTCACCGTCGGCGAGCTGCGGCGGGTGTACGAGGCGGTGTGGGGCGTGGTTCTGGACCCCCGCAATTTCCACCGCAAGGTCACGGGCACCCCCGGCTTCCTGGTTCCGTCCGGGGGGACGACCACCCGTCAGGGGGGACGCCCCGCACAACTCTTCAGGGCTGGGGCGGCGACCGTACTCAACCCTCCGATGCTGAGGCCCGAAGTCTGA